One segment of Carya illinoinensis cultivar Pawnee chromosome 1, C.illinoinensisPawnee_v1, whole genome shotgun sequence DNA contains the following:
- the LOC122282231 gene encoding protein THYLAKOID ASSEMBLY 8, chloroplastic yields MASALHQNPTSLKLRHPPKPSPITTPRPSTYIPLRCGPRSNRGPLVKGRVLSIEAINAIQAIKRAHSSSDPTDLPNLLSKTLPRLIKSDLLATLRELLRQDRCALALHAFSAFRSEYQPDLSLYADVASALARNGMAEDIDRLICDMEKDCGGALQCDDDRGLIRLIKAVIGADRRESTVRIYGMMKQSKWSYAFEADEYVVRILSKGLRRLGEEGLADEVKREFAKVSGANLEN; encoded by the coding sequence ATGGCCTCCGCTCTGCACCAAAACCCCACCTCCCTCAAACTTCGCCACCCTCCGAAGCCCAGCCCTATCACCACTCCCAGACCCTCCACCTACATTCCCTTGCGTTGCGGACCGCGGTCCAACCGTGGGCCTCTCGTGAAAGGTCGGGTCCTGAGCATCGAAGCCATCAACGCCATCCAAGCAATCAAGCGTGCCCACAGTTCTTCAGACCCCACCGACCTCCCAAACCTCCTCTCCAAAACCCTCCCCCGCCTGATCAAGTCCGACCTCCTCGCCACCCTACGTGAGCTCCTGCGACAAGACCGCTGCGCCCTCGCTCTCCACGCGTTCTCGGCCTTCCGATCCGAATACCAACCCGATTTATCTCTCTACGCCGACGTGGCATCGGCACTCGCCAGGAACGGGATGGCGGAGGACATCGACCGTTTGATCTGTGACATGGAGAAAGATTGCGGTGGTGCACTCCAGTGCGATGACGACAGGGGACTGATCAGGTTGATCAAGGCAGTGATTGGTGCTGATAGGAGGGAATCGACGGTCAGGATTTACGGGATGATGAAGCAGAGTAAGTGGAGTTACGCCTTTGAGGCGGATGAGTATGTGGTCAGGATTTTGAGCAAAGGTTTGAGGAGGCTTGGCGAAGAGGGTTTGGCCGATGAGGTTAAAAGGGAATTTGCCAAGGTCTCCGGGGCCAATTTGGAGAATTAG
- the LOC122282237 gene encoding peroxisome biogenesis protein 2-like isoform X2 — MDNEILAPPSSSSTASMTNTNLPPPEDAWFDPYQKLLPHWQSHSHSSHQSTIPISISRVNQVDAARLDVEMSAMLKEQLVKAFSLMKPGMLFQYEAELDAFIEFLIWRFSIWVDKPTPGIGLMNLRYRDERAMETRGKVRTGLEGPGLTVAQKIWYCVATVGGQYIWARLQSFSAFRRWGDSEQRSFARRAWMLIQRIEGLHKAASFCNLLIFLYTGRYRNLIERALRARLVYGNPNMNRAVSFEYMNRQLVWNEFSEMLLLLLPLLNSSSVRNFLRPFSKDKSSSSADDDTACPICLANPTIPFLALPCQHRYFFSSRYWK, encoded by the exons atgGACAACGAAATCCTAGCACCTCCGTCGTCGTCTTCAACAGCTTCAATGACTAATACGAATCTTCCACCGCCGGAAGACGCTTGGTTTGACCCCTACCAGAAATTGCTTCCTCATTGGCAGTCCCACTCTCACTCTTCTCACCAG TCAACAATCCCAATTTCAATCTCAAGAGTAAATCAAGTCGATGCAGCAAGACTCGATGTAGAAATGTCAGCCATGTTGAAAGAGCAGCTGGTTAAGGCGTTCTCTTTGATGAAG CCAGGAATGTTATTTCAATATGAAGCAGAGCTTGATGCTTTCATTGAATTTCTTATTTGGCGATTCTCAATTTGGGTAGATAAGCCTACTCCTGGAATTGGTCTAATGAATTTGAGGTATAGAGATGAACGTGCAATGGAGACAAGAGGAAAAG TTAGGACAGGTTTGGAAGGACCGGGACTCACTGTAGCTCAGAAAATTTGGTATTGTGTTGCTACTGTCGGTGGCCAATACATCTGGGCACGCTTACAATCATTCTCTGCTTTTCGTAGATGGGGTGATTCTGAGCAG AGGTCATTTGCACGGCGAGCATGGATGTTAATACAACGTATAGAGGGATTACATAAAGCTGCCTCATTTTGCAACCTGCTCATATTTCTTTATACGGGAAG GTACAGGAATCTTATTGAAAGAGCTTTGAGAGCTAGGCTCGTCTATGGGAACCCTAATATGAACCGCGCTGTTAGCTTTGAGTACATGAACCGGCAGTTAGTGTGGAATGAGTTCTCG GAGATGCTGTTGCTGCTGCTTCCTCTTCTTAACTCATCGTCTGTAAGAAACTTTCTTCGCCCATTTTCTAAAGATAAATCTTCAAGCTCTGCAGACGATGACACTGCTTGCCCCATCTGTCTGGCCAATCCAACCATTCCATTTCTTGCTCTCCCTTGTCAGCACAggtatttcttttcttcccgtTATTGGAAATGA
- the LOC122282237 gene encoding peroxisome biogenesis protein 2-like isoform X1 produces the protein MDNEILAPPSSSSTASMTNTNLPPPEDAWFDPYQKLLPHWQSHSHSSHQSTIPISISRVNQVDAARLDVEMSAMLKEQLVKAFSLMKPGMLFQYEAELDAFIEFLIWRFSIWVDKPTPGIGLMNLRYRDERAMETRGKVRTGLEGPGLTVAQKIWYCVATVGGQYIWARLQSFSAFRRWGDSEQRSFARRAWMLIQRIEGLHKAASFCNLLIFLYTGRYRNLIERALRARLVYGNPNMNRAVSFEYMNRQLVWNEFSEMLLLLLPLLNSSSVRNFLRPFSKDKSSSSADDDTACPICLANPTIPFLALPCQHRYCYYCLRTRCAAVASFRCSRCSEPVTAMQRHSGVSNVIPKKDH, from the exons atgGACAACGAAATCCTAGCACCTCCGTCGTCGTCTTCAACAGCTTCAATGACTAATACGAATCTTCCACCGCCGGAAGACGCTTGGTTTGACCCCTACCAGAAATTGCTTCCTCATTGGCAGTCCCACTCTCACTCTTCTCACCAG TCAACAATCCCAATTTCAATCTCAAGAGTAAATCAAGTCGATGCAGCAAGACTCGATGTAGAAATGTCAGCCATGTTGAAAGAGCAGCTGGTTAAGGCGTTCTCTTTGATGAAG CCAGGAATGTTATTTCAATATGAAGCAGAGCTTGATGCTTTCATTGAATTTCTTATTTGGCGATTCTCAATTTGGGTAGATAAGCCTACTCCTGGAATTGGTCTAATGAATTTGAGGTATAGAGATGAACGTGCAATGGAGACAAGAGGAAAAG TTAGGACAGGTTTGGAAGGACCGGGACTCACTGTAGCTCAGAAAATTTGGTATTGTGTTGCTACTGTCGGTGGCCAATACATCTGGGCACGCTTACAATCATTCTCTGCTTTTCGTAGATGGGGTGATTCTGAGCAG AGGTCATTTGCACGGCGAGCATGGATGTTAATACAACGTATAGAGGGATTACATAAAGCTGCCTCATTTTGCAACCTGCTCATATTTCTTTATACGGGAAG GTACAGGAATCTTATTGAAAGAGCTTTGAGAGCTAGGCTCGTCTATGGGAACCCTAATATGAACCGCGCTGTTAGCTTTGAGTACATGAACCGGCAGTTAGTGTGGAATGAGTTCTCG GAGATGCTGTTGCTGCTGCTTCCTCTTCTTAACTCATCGTCTGTAAGAAACTTTCTTCGCCCATTTTCTAAAGATAAATCTTCAAGCTCTGCAGACGATGACACTGCTTGCCCCATCTGTCTGGCCAATCCAACCATTCCATTTCTTGCTCTCCCTTGTCAGCACAg ATACTGTTATTACTGCCTTAGGACTCGGTGTGCTGCAGTTGCTTCATTCAGGTGTTCCAGATGCAGTGAGCCAGTCACTGCTATGCAGCGGCATAGTGGCGTGAGCAATGTAATCCCAAAAAAAGATCATTAA